The proteins below are encoded in one region of Metabacillus dongyingensis:
- a CDS encoding NAD-dependent epimerase/dehydratase family protein encodes MNKAIVLGATGGTGQVIVTELLSRGIEVIAFGRSENKLKDLITQHHSTPLLTYKLGDIFEYQTIVEAAVDADVIFQCANVQYHEMADKLHLLGESVMKAADILGKKIVIVDGIYVYGRQIAKGDENHLKKPHTKKGSIRVEFENLVFDKKWKNAKALIVRLPDYYGVTSQNSYLQPTLTGLAADKISVFIGNLKTPREYVYLPDAAKMIVEIAIKDDSYGENWNIPGGGLITGKEIIKIAHEITGNRKLVIPLNKNAIRIIGLFDPVMREAVEIMYLTEEGFILSGEKYENRIGKIAATPYKEGLEETLKLLMKKGKS; translated from the coding sequence ATGAATAAAGCAATCGTATTAGGAGCAACTGGCGGGACTGGTCAAGTAATTGTTACAGAACTATTATCCAGAGGAATAGAAGTGATTGCATTTGGACGGTCTGAAAATAAATTAAAGGATTTAATCACACAACACCATTCTACACCATTGTTAACATACAAACTTGGCGATATCTTTGAATATCAAACCATTGTCGAAGCAGCAGTTGATGCGGATGTAATATTTCAGTGTGCAAATGTTCAATATCATGAAATGGCTGATAAACTACATTTACTTGGAGAAAGTGTGATGAAAGCAGCAGATATTTTAGGCAAGAAAATTGTAATAGTTGATGGAATTTATGTCTACGGCCGCCAAATTGCAAAAGGAGATGAAAATCATTTAAAAAAACCTCATACAAAAAAAGGGAGTATTAGGGTAGAATTTGAGAATTTAGTATTTGATAAGAAATGGAAGAATGCAAAAGCATTAATTGTAAGATTACCGGATTATTATGGTGTAACTTCTCAAAATTCTTATTTACAACCTACATTGACGGGGCTAGCTGCAGATAAAATATCTGTTTTTATAGGCAATTTAAAAACACCAAGAGAATATGTTTATTTACCAGATGCAGCTAAGATGATTGTGGAAATAGCAATCAAAGATGATTCCTATGGGGAAAATTGGAATATTCCTGGCGGAGGATTGATTACAGGAAAAGAAATAATAAAAATTGCACACGAAATAACTGGAAATAGAAAATTAGTCATTCCTTTAAACAAAAATGCAATTCGAATCATTGGCTTATTTGATCCAGTTATGAGGGAAGCAGTAGAAATAATGTATCTTACAGAGGAAGGATTTATTCTAAGTGGTGAAAAATATGAAAATAGAATAGGGAAAATTGCAGCAACACCATATAAAGAAGGACTAGAGGAAACGTTAAAACTGTTAATGAAAAAAGGAAAATCTTAA
- a CDS encoding RNA polymerase sigma factor: MDETILIKRALIGDDDAFNTLLTPYIKRAHQTAYLLLNEYTLAEDAVQEALIQTYSSLKRYDSNKASFKTWFNRIVVNCSLKQKRKKRSHIQLKDIYPSDENAEIDYVLKEEEHSIFTAVSSLKEKYQTI; the protein is encoded by the coding sequence TTGGATGAGACAATATTAATTAAAAGAGCTTTAATAGGAGATGACGATGCTTTTAACACTTTATTAACGCCATATATAAAGCGAGCTCATCAAACTGCTTATTTACTTTTAAATGAATATACTCTTGCGGAAGATGCCGTACAAGAAGCACTTATTCAAACTTATTCTTCACTAAAAAGGTATGACTCTAATAAAGCTTCTTTTAAAACGTGGTTTAATCGAATTGTTGTAAATTGTTCTTTAAAGCAAAAAAGAAAAAAACGTTCTCATATTCAACTGAAAGACATTTATCCAAGTGATGAAAACGCAGAGATAGACTATGTTCTTAAAGAAGAAGAACATTCCATTTTTACTGCAGTAAGTTCTCTTAAAGAAAAGTATCAAACAATTTGA
- a CDS encoding caspase family protein, whose protein sequence is MASIINEDDVLLFYFSGNGQNFDQQHHLILSDDFISTNELIKKLEKVPAKSKVVFLDCCYSGNYSIEDPVNPEVNQMIADFQGKGYAVFSSSNAEQVSYGHPDSIFTSFLCETFENKLIVKKGRVSLKDIHKLVNIYLDVWNKRNPTLQQNPIFKRNMEGTIFFKVDDYKPFNTVKIYFESNQYIIYEVEPVHTGKCKRYGVKVILKEPLSFEEISKVSIEIRDKIKTAEGYKNQRSSERWKGKLANIVWIYFGFDESDMKRGNFIWHTTWCDDNQNKDWWYNIDGSNKFIIKDTHFNVHAYYESLKTLNQDNTGNKEELMLAVKEISRTMLKSAEEVISLYNEYTNGLISEAKFG, encoded by the coding sequence ATGGCATCAATTATAAATGAAGATGATGTTCTGCTTTTTTATTTTTCTGGGAATGGTCAAAATTTTGATCAACAACATCATCTTATATTAAGTGACGATTTTATAAGCACAAACGAGTTAATAAAGAAATTAGAAAAAGTTCCTGCAAAAAGTAAAGTAGTATTTTTAGATTGTTGTTATTCTGGTAATTATTCAATTGAAGACCCAGTAAATCCAGAAGTTAATCAAATGATTGCAGACTTTCAAGGAAAAGGTTACGCAGTTTTCTCCTCAAGTAATGCGGAACAAGTCTCATATGGACATCCGGATAGTATCTTTACAAGTTTTTTATGTGAAACATTTGAAAACAAATTGATTGTTAAAAAAGGTAGAGTTTCTTTAAAAGATATACATAAACTGGTAAATATTTATTTGGATGTTTGGAATAAAAGAAATCCTACATTGCAACAAAATCCAATTTTCAAAAGAAATATGGAGGGAACTATTTTCTTTAAGGTTGATGATTACAAACCTTTCAATACAGTGAAGATATATTTCGAAAGCAATCAATATATCATTTATGAAGTTGAACCAGTGCATACTGGGAAATGTAAAAGATATGGAGTAAAGGTCATTCTAAAAGAACCACTTTCCTTTGAAGAGATCTCTAAAGTATCCATTGAAATAAGGGATAAAATTAAAACGGCTGAAGGATATAAAAATCAAAGAAGTTCTGAAAGGTGGAAAGGTAAATTAGCCAATATAGTATGGATATATTTTGGCTTTGATGAAAGTGACATGAAAAGAGGTAATTTCATATGGCATACGACTTGGTGTGATGATAATCAGAACAAAGATTGGTGGTATAATATAGATGGTTCAAACAAATTTATTATAAAAGACACACATTTTAATGTGCATGCTTATTATGAAAGCCTCAAAACTCTTAATCAGGATAACACAGGTAACAAAGAAGAATTAATGTTAGCTGTAAAAGAAATATCTAGAACAATGTTAAAATCAGCTGAAGAAGTAATTAGTCTTTATAATGAATATACGAACGGATTAATTTCAGAAGCAAAATTTGGTTGA
- a CDS encoding type IA DNA topoisomerase translates to MGCVLILAEKPDQGRKLAAPFPFVKREGYLEIGSCSAFPNGAKVTWAIGHLVELKNPDEYKDEWKKWRLETLPIIPDQFLYKVSKGKAKQYKIVKDLLKEADEIIIGTDPAREGENIARLLIMMAGANQKPIKRLWTSSLTENAIIKGFNELYDGSKTIHLFHEAQARQISDWLVGLNASRLYTLHLQKKGIRDVFSVGRVQTPVLKLIYDRQKEIENFKPEPFFELQAAFKVENGEYTGKLKGRFKTSEELFAAAAPDITENQKTYDARVKSTEVAEKRVPSPKLHSLSTLQAKLNKQRKLSPSQVLKTAQSLYEKGYISYPRTDSQYITDEEFSYIKANISQYQQALSLSFNPVRLHPSKRYVDSKRVSDHYAIVPTEKKVSPSVFNSFSYEQKSVYEEVIKTALGMFMDDYVFDETTIVTSIGKNEFISKGKTMKNRGWKALYQKEPVEADEKKEDQMLPKVTNGEAAVASVKVKDGMTQPPKPYTQGQLITLMKTAGKHVEDKEMREALNSTEGLGTEATRSGIIDTLLMRKFIEVKKNEVFVTGKGEILCEAVEGTLLSKPEMTAKWEVYLKGIGSGEKSKDVFIDTAKKFCFTLLDQASVSMEKLEVTAQPAAADTREAICLCPACKTGSIMDRKTFYGCTDYKTGCKQTFPKKLLGKSISAAQIKQLCLKGKTNKLKGFKGKKPFDASLVLKEGKIEFSFS, encoded by the coding sequence ATGGGATGCGTATTAATCTTGGCAGAAAAACCTGATCAGGGGCGTAAACTCGCTGCTCCATTTCCTTTTGTTAAAAGAGAAGGATACTTGGAGATTGGGTCATGCTCTGCTTTTCCAAATGGTGCGAAGGTCACGTGGGCAATCGGCCATTTAGTTGAGCTTAAAAATCCGGATGAATATAAAGATGAATGGAAAAAGTGGAGGCTTGAAACTCTGCCGATTATTCCAGACCAGTTTTTGTATAAAGTAAGTAAAGGAAAAGCGAAGCAATATAAGATTGTTAAAGATCTATTAAAAGAAGCGGACGAAATTATTATCGGAACAGATCCGGCACGGGAAGGCGAAAACATCGCACGCCTGCTGATCATGATGGCTGGAGCAAACCAAAAGCCGATAAAACGGCTCTGGACCTCTTCTTTGACGGAGAATGCGATCATAAAAGGCTTTAACGAGCTGTATGACGGCAGCAAAACCATTCATCTGTTCCACGAAGCACAGGCCCGGCAAATATCGGACTGGCTTGTCGGATTAAATGCAAGCAGGCTCTATACCCTTCATCTTCAAAAAAAGGGGATCCGCGATGTGTTCAGTGTAGGCCGTGTGCAAACCCCTGTATTAAAATTAATTTATGACAGGCAAAAAGAAATTGAGAATTTTAAACCAGAACCTTTCTTCGAACTTCAGGCAGCCTTCAAGGTCGAGAACGGGGAGTATACAGGCAAGCTGAAAGGCCGATTTAAAACATCTGAAGAGCTGTTTGCAGCAGCAGCACCTGATATAACGGAAAATCAGAAAACGTATGATGCAAGGGTTAAAAGCACAGAAGTTGCTGAAAAACGTGTGCCTTCGCCTAAGCTTCACAGTTTGTCCACCCTGCAGGCAAAGCTGAATAAACAAAGGAAGTTGAGTCCGAGCCAGGTGTTGAAAACGGCTCAATCTTTATATGAAAAAGGATATATTTCTTATCCCCGGACGGATTCGCAATATATTACAGATGAAGAGTTCAGTTACATCAAGGCAAACATCAGCCAGTATCAGCAGGCACTTTCCCTGTCTTTTAACCCTGTGCGCCTTCATCCATCCAAAAGATATGTAGATTCTAAGCGTGTCAGCGATCACTATGCCATCGTGCCGACTGAAAAAAAAGTCAGTCCTTCTGTTTTTAACTCTTTTAGCTATGAACAAAAATCCGTCTACGAAGAGGTAATCAAAACAGCACTTGGAATGTTTATGGATGACTATGTATTTGATGAAACAACCATTGTCACTTCTATTGGAAAAAATGAGTTCATCAGTAAAGGAAAAACAATGAAAAATCGGGGATGGAAGGCGCTGTATCAAAAGGAACCCGTTGAAGCGGATGAAAAAAAAGAAGATCAAATGCTTCCGAAAGTAACCAACGGTGAAGCAGCCGTTGCCTCTGTAAAAGTAAAGGATGGCATGACACAGCCGCCTAAACCTTACACTCAGGGCCAGCTGATTACCCTTATGAAAACTGCAGGCAAACATGTTGAAGACAAGGAAATGAGAGAAGCGCTGAACAGCACCGAAGGCCTTGGAACAGAAGCAACACGCTCTGGAATTATTGATACCTTGCTGATGAGAAAATTTATTGAAGTCAAAAAGAACGAGGTTTTTGTTACAGGGAAAGGAGAAATTCTCTGTGAAGCTGTTGAGGGTACACTGCTTTCCAAACCAGAAATGACGGCTAAATGGGAGGTTTATCTGAAAGGAATCGGCAGCGGTGAAAAGTCAAAAGATGTCTTCATTGATACTGCAAAAAAATTCTGTTTCACATTGCTGGATCAGGCAAGTGTAAGTATGGAGAAATTAGAAGTGACTGCACAGCCGGCTGCTGCAGACACAAGAGAAGCCATCTGCCTTTGTCCTGCATGTAAAACGGGCAGCATCATGGACCGCAAAACTTTTTATGGGTGCACGGATTACAAAACTGGCTGCAAACAGACGTTTCCGAAAAAGCTTTTGGGAAAATCTATTTCGGCGGCGCAAATTAAACAGCTTTGTCTTAAAGGAAAAACGAACAAGCTGAAAGGCTTTAAAGGGAAGAAACCATTTGATGCAAGCCTTGTCCTTAAAGAAGGGAAGATCGAATTTTCATTCTCATAA
- a CDS encoding M14 family zinc carboxypeptidase, with protein sequence MNLKKKVLSVSLSGLMAISAISVVSSPVSAVGNGPGAGNGSIQTSILHTYDSMVDYLKTQDAKQEAMQLEIIGQTVKGRDIYLAKYISNPDNPTILFLTQQHGNEQLTTEGALEFIKHLGTNKTKGILENVNILVIPMLNADGAMGDVNFSLDNYLADGGRHLTRYNANEIDLNREHDKPIGSMQAEVKALYENVFEKYKIDYMIDLHHQGTLSETEGELVSGSILHPTNSNVDADVLERSKKLGSVVYHSIENTGWGHIGKYDGGSGQNIGRNGAAVRYGISTLLFEMRGMSDHYIESYALGQKSNGYLIKQTITTLDSTVRAIADGSIENADVSFWDTLPTQKSRSGEKSDE encoded by the coding sequence ATGAATCTTAAAAAGAAAGTATTGTCTGTTTCTCTATCCGGTCTTATGGCAATTAGCGCTATTTCCGTTGTTTCTTCACCAGTAAGTGCAGTCGGCAATGGACCTGGCGCAGGGAATGGATCAATCCAAACATCCATTCTTCATACTTATGACAGCATGGTAGACTATTTAAAAACACAAGATGCCAAGCAGGAGGCCATGCAGCTTGAAATCATCGGCCAAACAGTAAAAGGCCGGGATATTTACTTAGCAAAATACATATCAAACCCGGACAACCCTACTATTCTCTTTTTAACACAGCAGCACGGCAACGAGCAGCTGACAACAGAGGGAGCCCTTGAATTCATCAAACACTTAGGCACCAATAAAACAAAAGGTATTCTAGAGAATGTGAATATCCTGGTCATTCCAATGCTAAATGCTGACGGTGCCATGGGTGATGTGAATTTTTCACTGGATAACTATTTAGCTGATGGCGGCCGCCATTTAACCCGGTATAATGCAAATGAGATTGATTTAAACCGGGAGCATGATAAACCGATTGGCAGCATGCAGGCAGAAGTTAAAGCTTTATATGAAAATGTGTTTGAAAAGTACAAGATTGATTACATGATAGACCTTCATCATCAAGGAACACTAAGTGAAACAGAGGGGGAGCTTGTATCAGGATCAATTCTGCATCCTACTAATTCTAATGTCGATGCTGATGTTCTTGAGCGTTCCAAAAAGCTGGGATCGGTTGTCTATCATTCTATTGAAAACACTGGCTGGGGCCATATTGGCAAATACGATGGAGGCAGCGGTCAAAATATCGGACGCAACGGAGCAGCTGTCCGTTATGGCATTTCTACTCTTCTGTTTGAAATGCGCGGAATGTCCGATCACTATATTGAATCCTATGCGCTTGGACAAAAAAGCAATGGCTACCTGATTAAACAAACGATCACAACGCTTGACTCTACAGTCAGAGCCATCGCAGACGGATCAATCGAGAATGCGGATGTAAGCTTTTGGGATACACTTCCGACTCAAAAAAGCCGTTCTGGTGAAAAATCAGACGAATAA
- a CDS encoding DUF418 domain-containing protein, with product MDSLYAIHKKDRLHVLDILRGFSLLGILLVNMKSFHEPALYESSFVSSTTSLDRLIEQFINLFAQASFYPLFSFLFGAGSVIFYERAKEKGHSFGRYYSKRLIGLFIIGILHATLIWHGDILINYAIIGFIFMIFLKWSAERLMKWALWILILPNVLMSLALLIAYMGEPGSLDPGKYGSQEAIQQSLEVYQTGNFIEITQQRLTDWAYVNNAENAIFLILSILPLFMLGAAAYKRGWFHQSMIKEWKRTAIITGAAAAVFKAMPYYWDESILTQHLQLSLGGPALTLCYVSLALLFLYKFKFRLEPIRAAGRGSLSNYLLQSIICTFIFYSYGLGFYGEISEWTGFILVLFIYGIQVFLSHLWFKRNAFGPVEWLLRKWIYFSHRA from the coding sequence ATGGATTCATTATACGCAATACATAAAAAAGACCGGCTTCATGTACTTGACATCTTGAGAGGGTTTTCGCTGCTGGGGATTTTATTGGTGAATATGAAATCGTTCCATGAGCCTGCTTTGTACGAAAGCAGCTTTGTAAGCAGTACGACTTCACTGGATAGGCTTATAGAACAATTTATTAATTTATTTGCACAAGCGAGTTTTTATCCGCTTTTCTCGTTTCTTTTCGGTGCGGGAAGTGTGATTTTTTATGAGAGGGCAAAAGAAAAAGGACATTCGTTTGGCCGATATTATTCAAAGAGGCTGATCGGACTTTTCATCATCGGAATACTTCATGCAACTTTGATTTGGCACGGGGACATCCTGATTAATTATGCAATCATTGGGTTTATCTTTATGATTTTTCTTAAATGGAGTGCTGAGCGTCTTATGAAATGGGCACTGTGGATTCTAATCCTGCCGAATGTCCTGATGTCGCTTGCTCTGTTGATTGCATATATGGGGGAACCAGGAAGTCTTGACCCAGGAAAATATGGATCACAGGAAGCGATTCAGCAATCATTGGAGGTTTACCAAACGGGAAATTTTATTGAAATCACGCAGCAGCGGCTGACGGATTGGGCGTATGTAAACAATGCTGAGAATGCTATTTTTCTGATCTTATCGATTCTTCCGCTGTTTATGCTTGGAGCGGCTGCATATAAGAGGGGCTGGTTTCATCAGTCCATGATAAAAGAATGGAAACGGACGGCGATCATTACAGGTGCTGCAGCTGCCGTTTTTAAAGCCATGCCATATTATTGGGATGAAAGTATCCTTACTCAGCATCTGCAATTATCACTTGGAGGGCCTGCTTTAACCCTTTGTTATGTATCGCTTGCCCTGCTGTTTTTATATAAATTCAAATTCAGGCTTGAGCCAATAAGAGCTGCAGGCAGAGGATCACTCAGCAATTATCTGCTGCAATCGATCATATGCACGTTTATCTTTTATTCTTACGGTCTTGGGTTCTATGGTGAAATTTCTGAATGGACTGGTTTCATCCTTGTTCTATTCATTTACGGTATACAGGTGTTTTTAAGTCACCTTTGGTTTAAGCGCAATGCATTTGGACCTGTTGAATGGCTGCTGCGAAAATGGATTTACTTTTCACATAGGGCTTAG
- a CDS encoding aspartyl-phosphate phosphatase Spo0E family protein, translating into MALNEIENYRQKLFEAAKDYGMNSSETVRCSQELDLLIIEQIKQQLKNHMPLQSAVN; encoded by the coding sequence ATGGCACTGAACGAGATTGAAAACTACAGACAAAAGCTATTCGAAGCTGCAAAAGACTATGGCATGAACTCCTCAGAAACCGTGCGCTGCAGCCAGGAACTTGATTTATTGATTATCGAACAAATTAAACAGCAGCTTAAAAATCATATGCCCCTTCAGTCTGCTGTCAACTAA
- a CDS encoding fumarylacetoacetate hydrolase family protein, giving the protein MRLATAQLHGRTFIGLIMEENKILDIQRAEKKLFDLTSAPQTVIECIEMGEKFINHLKQLELWVKKSNETESYLYSFSDIKWLAPIPNPRKNIFCVGKNYREHAIELGSEADIPEHVMLFSKAPTTVIGHEEPIDPHLHLTRELDYEGELAVIIGKKGKLISEEEAMDYVYGYTIINDVTARDLQTRHKQFLLGKSLDTSCPMGPYIVHKSAVPDPYTLNLMTKVNGEVRQNGHTKDMIFPIEKVISTISQGTTLEPGDIIATGTPAGVGKGFKPAKYLKPGDVVEITIDNIGTLWNKIGE; this is encoded by the coding sequence ATGAGACTAGCTACTGCACAGCTTCACGGTCGAACATTCATCGGACTGATTATGGAAGAAAATAAAATTCTCGATATTCAAAGGGCAGAAAAAAAATTGTTTGATTTGACTTCAGCCCCGCAGACGGTTATTGAATGCATTGAAATGGGAGAAAAATTCATCAATCATTTAAAACAGCTCGAACTATGGGTGAAAAAATCAAATGAAACCGAATCTTATTTATATTCATTTTCAGATATCAAATGGCTCGCACCTATCCCGAATCCCCGCAAGAATATTTTTTGCGTCGGAAAGAATTACCGGGAACATGCGATTGAGCTTGGAAGCGAAGCGGATATTCCTGAACATGTTATGCTTTTTTCTAAAGCGCCCACGACAGTGATTGGGCATGAAGAACCGATTGATCCGCATTTGCATCTTACAAGAGAACTTGATTATGAAGGGGAACTTGCGGTTATTATCGGGAAAAAAGGAAAACTCATTTCTGAAGAGGAAGCCATGGATTATGTGTATGGCTATACCATTATTAATGATGTAACGGCGAGAGACCTGCAAACAAGGCATAAACAATTTTTGCTCGGTAAAAGCCTCGATACATCATGTCCGATGGGTCCTTACATTGTACATAAATCAGCTGTGCCGGATCCATATACACTGAATCTGATGACAAAGGTGAACGGGGAAGTAAGGCAGAATGGACATACGAAAGACATGATCTTTCCAATAGAAAAGGTGATCTCCACGATCTCGCAGGGAACAACACTTGAGCCGGGGGATATCATTGCTACGGGAACACCTGCAGGCGTCGGCAAAGGGTTTAAGCCGGCTAAATATTTAAAGCCGGGTGATGTTGTAGAAATTACGATCGACAATATAGGTACACTCTGGAATAAGATTGGAGAATAA